A genomic segment from Lignipirellula cremea encodes:
- a CDS encoding DUF1501 domain-containing protein: protein MFSVVNAKKSGYCDGVSRRDVLKIGALGLGFGSLGLADLMRMEARAGQGSSVKSIINVHLGGGPSHQDMWDLKPDAPVEYRGEFNPTATNVPGLEICEFFPELAKMADKFSVLRGVVGSVNEHSPSTTQTGYGQKELAGIGGPPAIGSVIAKLQGYHEGTAPFVSDGVTVSPGYLGPQFKPFSPSDAVSMLQLRKIDADRLTTRANLLKSVDGMRRDSDASGQLEAADVFTQRAVDVVLSGRMADALDINKEDPAVMARYVGAAQGRMRDNERFLRARRLIEAGVRCVSMTWGGWDTHANNFDTLRTQLPALDRGLSALLGDLEDRGMLQDVVVAVWGEFGRTPRINAGAGRDHWPQVAAAFLGGGAFRHGQAIGSSDRIGGEADLRPVHVHEVLATMYHHMGINPETEQIIDPAGRPRYLLDNRQPIRELV from the coding sequence ATGTTCTCGGTCGTGAATGCAAAAAAAAGCGGTTACTGTGACGGCGTGAGCCGTCGAGACGTGCTCAAGATCGGCGCTCTCGGCCTGGGCTTCGGCTCGCTGGGCCTCGCTGACCTGATGCGGATGGAGGCCCGCGCGGGCCAGGGCTCCTCGGTCAAGTCGATCATCAACGTGCACCTGGGCGGCGGTCCGTCGCACCAGGACATGTGGGATCTCAAACCCGATGCGCCGGTCGAATACCGCGGCGAATTCAATCCCACGGCCACCAATGTTCCCGGCCTGGAGATCTGCGAGTTCTTCCCCGAACTGGCCAAAATGGCGGACAAGTTCAGCGTCCTCCGCGGCGTGGTCGGCAGCGTCAACGAACACAGCCCCAGCACCACGCAGACCGGCTACGGCCAGAAAGAACTGGCCGGCATCGGCGGCCCCCCCGCCATCGGTTCGGTCATCGCCAAACTGCAGGGTTACCACGAAGGCACGGCCCCGTTCGTCTCCGACGGCGTGACTGTTTCTCCCGGTTACCTGGGCCCGCAGTTCAAGCCGTTCAGCCCCAGCGATGCGGTCAGCATGCTGCAGCTTCGGAAGATCGACGCCGACCGGCTGACGACCCGCGCCAACCTGCTGAAATCGGTGGACGGCATGCGTCGCGACTCTGACGCCAGCGGACAGCTGGAAGCGGCCGACGTGTTCACGCAGCGTGCGGTCGATGTCGTCCTGTCGGGCCGTATGGCCGACGCTCTCGATATCAACAAGGAAGACCCGGCTGTGATGGCCCGTTATGTCGGCGCTGCCCAGGGCCGCATGCGGGACAACGAACGCTTCCTGCGGGCTCGCCGCCTGATCGAAGCTGGCGTCCGCTGCGTGTCCATGACCTGGGGCGGCTGGGATACCCACGCCAACAACTTCGACACCCTCCGCACCCAGTTGCCGGCTTTGGATCGTGGTCTAAGCGCCCTGCTGGGCGATCTGGAAGATCGCGGCATGCTGCAGGATGTTGTGGTGGCGGTGTGGGGCGAGTTCGGCCGCACCCCGCGCATCAACGCCGGCGCCGGCCGCGACCACTGGCCGCAGGTTGCCGCAGCATTCCTGGGCGGCGGCGCCTTCCGCCATGGCCAGGCGATCGGCTCCTCGGATCGCATCGGCGGAGAAGCCGACCTGCGTCCGGTCCATGTCCACGAAGTCCTGGCGACCATGTACCACCACATGGGCATCAACCCCGAGACCGAACAGATCATTGATCCGGCCGGTCGCCCGCGGTACCTGCTCGACAACCGCCAGCCCATTCGCGAGCTGGTCTAA
- a CDS encoding DUF1549 and DUF1553 domain-containing protein has protein sequence MSTVLACAFLLNACLVQGGGSLSAAETVQGLGEPGKAIRLAAVVGGSEAESQITLNRGDRAQIIATAHFDSGQLRDWTRKVVYRADPAGVVSVDSQGLITPLADGAAVVQVGGEGLSASVKVEVRHFAHPPQVNFTDRISPLLTKFSCNGGGCHGKSGGQNGFALSLLGFEPADDYDYLVKEGFGRRLFPAAPDRSLLLLKATAAVPHGGGMRISRDSDEYAELRLWIEQGMPFGSDDDPVMESISVYPKQVIMPLDGEQQLQVLAHYSDGSIRDVTRQADYTANNRELGDCGANGLMTALGQAGDVAIMVRYLGQVAAFRATIPRGAPVDQLPPVRNVIDGFVFDKLKDLGLPPSPVCDDSTFIRRVTLDIAGRLPTFEETQAFLADAGPNKRADLVDRLVDSDAYADYFSQKWAAILRNKVDPQVQRDGNFRFHDWVRTHLNENRPYNELIREVVTASGNEVRNPAVNWHRQVKSVEEKVEDTAQVFLGLRIQCARCHHHPFEKWSQDDYWGMAAFYSNTREKPGQKVYAIRGIAQSRHPKTQALVRPKPLGEETLELTADDDARVALADWLASKENPFVAKALVNRYWKHFFGVGIVDPEDDMRATNPASNEPLLNGLAEHFIKSNFDLKDLVRTICKSSVYQLDSIPNDYNASDRQAYSRFYPRRMPAEVMLDSIDALCGSQTRFTGLPAGMRAVQIPDHGGVNNGFLNAFGRPAGASACECERNGEMSMQQSLQLLNSDDIYNKLVGSRAQQLATDPRSDEEKIEELYLRALSRPAKETERTAFLAHLAKFEANQKRGAYEDILWTLINTKEFLFNH, from the coding sequence ATGTCTACGGTTCTCGCCTGCGCCTTTCTGCTGAACGCCTGCCTGGTGCAGGGCGGCGGGTCGCTTTCGGCTGCAGAAACGGTGCAGGGCCTGGGAGAGCCGGGGAAGGCGATCCGCCTGGCGGCGGTCGTCGGCGGAAGTGAAGCAGAGTCGCAGATCACCTTGAATCGCGGCGACCGCGCGCAGATTATAGCCACGGCCCATTTTGATAGCGGACAGCTGCGCGACTGGACGCGGAAGGTGGTCTACCGGGCCGATCCGGCCGGTGTGGTGTCGGTGGATTCGCAAGGTCTGATCACGCCGCTAGCCGATGGGGCCGCCGTGGTGCAGGTGGGCGGGGAAGGACTGTCGGCCTCGGTCAAAGTCGAGGTGCGTCATTTCGCCCACCCGCCGCAGGTGAACTTTACGGATCGGATTTCCCCGCTGCTGACCAAGTTCAGCTGCAATGGCGGCGGATGCCATGGCAAAAGCGGCGGCCAGAACGGCTTTGCTTTGAGTCTGCTCGGGTTTGAGCCGGCCGACGACTACGATTACCTGGTGAAGGAAGGCTTCGGCCGGCGGCTGTTTCCGGCCGCTCCGGATCGCAGCCTGTTACTGTTGAAAGCGACCGCGGCCGTGCCCCATGGCGGCGGCATGCGGATCTCTCGCGATAGCGATGAATACGCCGAGCTGCGATTGTGGATCGAGCAAGGGATGCCGTTCGGTTCCGATGACGACCCGGTGATGGAGTCGATCAGCGTCTATCCGAAGCAGGTGATTATGCCTCTCGACGGCGAGCAGCAACTGCAGGTCCTGGCGCACTATTCCGATGGTTCAATTCGCGACGTCACCCGGCAGGCGGATTACACGGCCAACAACCGGGAACTGGGCGACTGCGGAGCGAACGGCCTGATGACGGCCCTTGGCCAGGCCGGCGACGTGGCGATCATGGTCCGCTACCTGGGGCAGGTCGCTGCCTTCAGGGCGACGATTCCTCGCGGCGCCCCTGTGGATCAGTTGCCGCCGGTGCGGAATGTCATTGACGGCTTTGTCTTTGACAAACTGAAAGATCTCGGCCTGCCGCCGTCCCCGGTGTGCGACGACTCGACCTTTATCCGGCGGGTTACGCTGGACATTGCCGGTCGCCTGCCGACATTCGAAGAAACCCAGGCGTTCCTGGCCGATGCCGGTCCCAACAAACGGGCCGACCTGGTGGATCGCCTGGTCGACAGCGATGCGTATGCGGATTACTTCTCGCAGAAGTGGGCCGCCATCCTGCGGAATAAAGTCGATCCGCAGGTGCAACGCGACGGCAATTTCCGGTTCCATGACTGGGTTCGCACCCATCTCAATGAGAACCGGCCTTATAACGAACTGATCCGCGAAGTGGTGACCGCCTCGGGGAACGAAGTGCGAAACCCGGCCGTCAACTGGCATCGTCAGGTGAAATCGGTCGAAGAGAAAGTCGAAGACACGGCCCAGGTGTTCCTGGGTTTGCGGATCCAGTGCGCCCGTTGCCACCATCATCCGTTTGAAAAATGGAGCCAGGACGACTACTGGGGCATGGCGGCGTTTTACTCCAATACGCGGGAGAAGCCGGGCCAGAAAGTTTACGCCATTCGCGGGATCGCCCAGTCGCGTCACCCCAAAACGCAGGCACTGGTGCGGCCGAAGCCGTTAGGGGAAGAGACGCTGGAGCTGACGGCCGATGACGACGCTCGCGTCGCCCTGGCGGACTGGCTGGCCAGCAAGGAGAATCCGTTTGTCGCCAAGGCGCTGGTCAATCGTTACTGGAAGCACTTTTTCGGCGTCGGCATTGTTGACCCCGAAGACGACATGCGGGCGACCAACCCGGCCTCGAACGAGCCGCTGCTGAACGGCCTGGCCGAGCATTTCATCAAGTCGAACTTTGATCTCAAAGACCTGGTGCGGACGATCTGCAAGTCGTCGGTTTACCAGCTGGACTCCATTCCCAACGACTACAACGCCAGCGATCGCCAGGCGTACTCCCGCTTTTACCCGCGTCGTATGCCGGCCGAGGTGATGCTCGACAGTATTGACGCATTGTGCGGTTCGCAAACCCGTTTCACCGGTTTGCCGGCAGGGATGCGGGCGGTCCAGATTCCTGACCACGGCGGGGTGAACAACGGCTTTTTGAACGCCTTTGGACGACCCGCCGGCGCCAGTGCTTGCGAGTGCGAGCGGAACGGCGAAATGAGCATGCAGCAAAGCCTGCAGCTGCTGAACAGTGACGACATTTACAACAAGCTGGTCGGCAGTCGGGCCCAGCAACTGGCGACCGACCCGCGCAGCGACGAAGAGAAGATCGAGGAGTTGTATCTGCGGGCCCTGTCCCGTCCCGCGAAAGAGACGGAACGGACGGCGTTCCTGGCGCATCTGGCGAAGTTTGAAGCCAACCAGAAGCGGGGCGCTTACGAAGATATTTTGTGGACGCTGATCAACACCAAAGAGTTTCTGTTTAACCATTAA
- the ribA gene encoding GTP cyclohydrolase II: MSREFSTIADAVAALAHGEVIIVVDDEDRENEGDFVCAAEKATPENVNFILRGRGDFCMPVLPEVCERLKLSPLVEQNTAPLGTAFLTPLDHRHCRTGITAEERSLTVRAIIDSETTAADFVRPGHVHLLLAKEGGVLRRAGHTEACVDLARMAGLYPAGVVCEILDDDGNRATRDHLFDLAEKHNLKIISIEHLIAHRRLHEKLVSRAAESKLQTAYGEFTLIVYDVKYEAQQPIAVVMGDVSSEENPPLVRMHSSCFTGDLLRSLRCDCGDQLHAALEMIGAEGQGALVYLPQEGRGIGLVEKIKAYALQEQGLDTVEANLALGHKADIRDYGVGIQILKDLGLRKIRLLTNNPKKTQAIMRAFDLEFADQVPLQAPSNEHNVRYLAAKRDKMGHQLPQ, from the coding sequence TTGTCGCGGGAATTCTCAACCATCGCCGACGCCGTTGCGGCCCTTGCCCATGGCGAGGTGATTATCGTCGTCGATGACGAAGACCGCGAGAACGAAGGCGACTTCGTGTGTGCGGCCGAAAAAGCCACGCCGGAAAACGTCAACTTTATCCTGCGCGGCCGGGGCGACTTCTGCATGCCCGTCCTGCCTGAAGTCTGCGAGCGACTGAAACTGTCTCCCCTGGTCGAACAAAATACGGCCCCCCTGGGCACTGCCTTTTTGACCCCGCTGGATCATCGCCATTGCCGCACCGGCATTACGGCCGAAGAACGCTCGCTCACCGTGCGGGCCATTATCGATAGCGAAACCACCGCTGCCGACTTTGTCCGCCCGGGCCATGTGCATTTGCTGCTGGCCAAAGAAGGCGGGGTGCTCCGCCGAGCTGGTCATACGGAAGCCTGCGTCGACCTCGCCCGCATGGCGGGGTTGTATCCAGCCGGCGTCGTCTGTGAAATCCTTGACGACGATGGAAACCGGGCCACCCGCGACCATCTGTTCGACCTGGCCGAGAAGCATAACCTGAAGATCATTTCAATCGAGCATCTGATCGCCCATCGCCGCCTGCACGAAAAGCTCGTCTCCCGCGCCGCCGAATCCAAGCTGCAGACCGCCTATGGCGAATTCACGCTGATCGTGTACGACGTCAAGTACGAAGCCCAGCAGCCGATCGCCGTGGTCATGGGCGACGTCTCCAGTGAAGAGAACCCGCCGCTGGTTCGCATGCACTCCAGCTGCTTTACCGGCGATCTGCTCCGCTCGCTCCGCTGCGACTGCGGCGACCAGCTGCACGCCGCACTGGAAATGATCGGCGCCGAAGGGCAGGGGGCCCTGGTCTATCTACCGCAGGAAGGCCGCGGGATTGGACTGGTCGAAAAGATCAAAGCGTACGCCCTGCAGGAGCAGGGGCTGGATACGGTCGAGGCGAATCTGGCCCTCGGGCACAAGGCCGACATCCGCGATTACGGCGTCGGCATTCAAATTCTGAAGGACCTGGGGCTGCGGAAAATTCGGCTGCTGACGAATAATCCGAAAAAGACCCAGGCCATTATGCGGGCCTTTGACCTGGAATTTGCCGACCAGGTCCCCCTGCAGGCGCCCTCCAATGAGCATAATGTCCGGTATTTAGCGGCCAAACGGGATAAAATGGGCCATCAGCTGCCCCAGTAA
- a CDS encoding sulfatase, translating into MVRLLPCVLLLLLSGSATAAETRPPNLLFILIDDLGWSDLACQGNKLVETPHVDRLARQGMRFTDAYAAAPVCSPTRAAIMTGKSPARLHLTNHTPDRASFTPDHSRLLPAEMLDHLPSEEVTIAERLKTAGYATGFLGKWHLSGDGRGKPEFEPTAQGFDLNVGGCGYGGPPTFFDPYRIPNLPDRQAGEYLPDRLADEAVQFMQAHRDQPFALFLWNYTVHWPMEAPDALLAKYADRKGPGLNDTRYGAMIEAMDAAVGKVLAELDQLDLTDQTLVIFNSDNGGFGGVSDNRPLRAAKGHLYEGGIRVPLIIRWPGHVAAGSVSHTPVVSMDFFPTLAAVAGLPAESQADLDGVNLLPLLQGEKFTRGPICFHFPNFAWHRSNRLGGAIRSGDWKLIERFDDNSLELYNLAEDLGERKNLADAMPRQAKSLQQQLARWREQTNAAMPRPREPASR; encoded by the coding sequence ATGGTTCGATTGCTACCGTGCGTGCTGCTGCTTTTACTCTCAGGATCGGCGACCGCCGCCGAAACGCGGCCGCCCAATCTGCTGTTCATTCTGATCGACGACCTGGGCTGGAGCGATCTGGCCTGCCAGGGGAACAAGCTGGTCGAAACGCCGCACGTCGATCGGCTGGCCCGCCAGGGGATGCGTTTTACTGACGCTTACGCCGCGGCGCCGGTCTGCTCGCCCACGCGGGCCGCCATCATGACCGGCAAGTCTCCGGCCCGGTTGCATCTGACCAATCACACGCCCGACCGGGCTTCTTTTACGCCCGACCATTCGCGGCTGCTGCCGGCGGAGATGCTCGACCATCTGCCGAGCGAAGAAGTCACCATCGCGGAGCGGCTGAAAACAGCCGGCTACGCCACGGGCTTTCTGGGGAAGTGGCATCTGTCAGGCGACGGGCGCGGCAAGCCCGAATTTGAGCCGACCGCGCAGGGCTTTGATCTCAACGTAGGCGGCTGCGGTTACGGCGGACCGCCGACCTTTTTTGATCCGTACCGCATTCCGAACCTGCCCGATCGCCAGGCGGGTGAATACCTGCCCGACCGCCTGGCCGACGAAGCGGTGCAGTTCATGCAAGCGCATCGCGACCAGCCGTTCGCCCTGTTTTTGTGGAACTACACCGTGCACTGGCCGATGGAGGCGCCCGACGCACTGCTGGCCAAATACGCCGACCGGAAAGGACCAGGCCTCAACGACACCCGTTACGGCGCCATGATCGAAGCGATGGACGCCGCCGTCGGCAAGGTGCTGGCCGAGCTGGATCAGCTGGACCTGACCGACCAGACGCTCGTGATCTTCAATTCCGACAACGGCGGCTTCGGCGGCGTGTCTGACAACCGTCCGCTCCGGGCCGCCAAAGGCCATCTGTACGAAGGCGGCATCCGCGTGCCGTTGATCATCCGCTGGCCCGGACACGTGGCTGCTGGCAGCGTGAGCCATACGCCGGTCGTCAGCATGGACTTCTTCCCCACGCTGGCCGCCGTCGCCGGACTGCCGGCGGAATCGCAGGCCGATCTTGACGGCGTAAACTTGCTGCCGTTGCTGCAAGGCGAAAAATTCACGCGCGGGCCAATCTGCTTCCACTTTCCAAACTTCGCCTGGCACCGATCCAACCGACTGGGCGGGGCGATCCGCTCAGGCGACTGGAAGCTGATCGAGCGGTTCGACGATAACTCCCTCGAACTCTACAACCTGGCCGAAGATCTGGGAGAGCGCAAAAACCTGGCCGACGCCATGCCCAGGCAGGCCAAAAGCCTGCAGCAGCAACTGGCCCGCTGGCGAGAACAAACAAACGCCGCCATGCCGCGGCCCCGCGAACCGGCCAGCCGTTGA
- a CDS encoding outer membrane protein assembly factor BamB family protein — protein MKRMLTLALLLTSLGSIVQAEDWPAWRGPTGQGFSTEKNVLLNWSDSENVGWKISLEHQGNSTPIVWGDKIFLTQADKDGTTRSLLCFARADGQKLWQNDVPYDKKERNWNANWYCNASPTTDGERVVVSLGSAGMYCYDLDGKELWKRTDLGAWDHAFGNASSPVIYGDLVMLWCGPNDKGRNYLLAVNKETGETVWEHDEKNGSWGTPLVIRQGNDDQVLLATVPALKGINPLTGEELWSCDGLTKYVYTSPLYGDGVAVAMSGYSGAALAVKLSGSGDITSDRLWHHPKNIQRVGSGIVLDGYVYMMEENGVPHCYDLITGEEVWKVKTRPSGGNTWGSMVYAEGRLYVLMRNGSTQVFAASPKYELLTTNSLPNESSNSSLVISNGDLFVRTFEHLWCFRAKK, from the coding sequence ATGAAGCGTATGCTGACTTTGGCTCTGCTGTTAACCAGCCTGGGCTCGATTGTGCAGGCCGAAGACTGGCCGGCCTGGCGCGGCCCGACCGGGCAGGGGTTTAGCACGGAGAAAAACGTGCTGCTGAACTGGAGCGATTCCGAGAACGTCGGCTGGAAGATTTCGCTCGAACACCAGGGCAACTCGACCCCGATCGTCTGGGGCGACAAGATCTTCCTCACCCAGGCCGACAAGGACGGAACCACCCGCTCCCTGCTCTGCTTTGCCCGGGCCGACGGCCAGAAGCTCTGGCAGAACGACGTGCCCTACGACAAGAAAGAGCGGAACTGGAACGCCAACTGGTACTGCAACGCCTCCCCCACCACCGACGGCGAACGCGTGGTCGTCAGCCTGGGCTCCGCCGGCATGTACTGCTACGATCTCGACGGCAAAGAACTGTGGAAACGCACCGACCTGGGCGCCTGGGATCACGCCTTTGGGAATGCCTCCTCGCCTGTAATTTACGGCGACCTGGTCATGCTCTGGTGCGGGCCGAACGACAAAGGCCGCAACTACCTGCTGGCCGTCAACAAAGAGACCGGCGAGACCGTCTGGGAACACGATGAAAAGAACGGCTCCTGGGGCACGCCGCTCGTCATTCGCCAGGGCAACGACGACCAGGTGCTGCTGGCGACCGTCCCCGCCCTCAAAGGGATCAACCCGCTGACCGGCGAAGAGCTGTGGAGTTGCGACGGCCTGACCAAGTACGTGTATACCTCGCCGCTTTACGGCGACGGCGTGGCGGTCGCCATGTCGGGTTACAGCGGAGCCGCCCTGGCGGTCAAGCTGAGCGGGTCGGGCGACATCACCAGCGATCGGCTGTGGCATCACCCCAAGAATATCCAGCGCGTTGGCTCTGGGATTGTACTGGACGGTTATGTCTACATGATGGAAGAAAACGGCGTGCCGCACTGCTATGACCTGATCACCGGCGAAGAAGTGTGGAAGGTCAAAACCCGTCCCAGCGGCGGCAACACCTGGGGCTCCATGGTGTACGCCGAAGGCCGCCTGTACGTGCTGATGCGTAACGGCTCGACGCAGGTCTTCGCCGCCAGCCCCAAGTACGAACTGTTGACGACCAACTCCCTGCCGAACGAGTCTTCGAACTCGTCGCTGGTGATTTCCAACGGTGATCTGTTCGTCCGCACCTTCGAGCATCTGTGGTGCTTCCGCGCCAAAAAGTAA
- a CDS encoding PPC domain-containing protein: MFARVSLVLLFAGASLASPAMAQQLSYPRHALLAFYPAGAQAGTTVELKITEQNDLEYADALRFSHPGITAKPVLTEVDQFYPEPRPVPNQFQVTVAANVPPGVYEVRATGKYGVSNARRFVVSDLPETQETEPNNEQEKATVAAVPGVMNGLFGADYDYFQFTASKGQRLVLVCTAARIDSRGDPVIAVFDASGKELFRSQDGVGLDPIIDFTAPAAGDYFVLVHELTFASGGGANTSPYRLTIADRPWVDYVDPPIVSRSNPTKVTVYGSNLGGTKTDIMLRGRNLEKVETTITAPSDPKQWKLTPDVAAAPVEAALDYFVYRHGASGGQANPIRLAVSDSELQAEQEPNHDPAKPQELSLPANVIGYFEGSDRDGYSFEAKRLDSFWIEVESQRLGQPTDAAFVVQRLTQNAEGEWIAADVSTFDDQTTPATGVRLPLETNDPATLFVAPTDSRYRILVWDQFGSEGGARYPYRLVFRKPEPGFRAIAIPDMVQEQNQSRTYNVTTRTPTVRRGGGLEVMLAVWRTDGFVGPIEFQASGLPAGVTAEPVLLGPGETLGALLIQASPTAAGWDGEIQLTASAEIDGRKETRSVPALEVLYPAFRNDPPLSRLADSLYIGVEEEITHPALLEARQTEFRMARGGKIEAPFQLKKLDDKFTMNVPVTVLNLPSRVTRTDGSAAASGAEGKVVIDIPDTVLPGSYTLMLRGEVDYGFSRNAEVAEQLKADLERITAVAKEAADAYRAATADRTKADQSLVASRQKVGTAVAQANIKKQAQQTAEQQAKDAQTKADQAQATFAEAAKTVAAAMTEAQAAADDVKAALEQKLAQAKQAEIQAKAVAEAAQKDAEAKAKTAKEAADLAAAAVKEQTTSEEELAAAEKARVDAGDKEKKMQEESLQADRKKTEVNTASQAAVRGAASRNVKTPIYGPLLHLVVENYPGTVSLASDKLKIKAGEKATLQVTVKREFDWKEEVAFTFTPGAGISGWQFNNGKIPASKNEIELEFTIPASQAPGEYEGELLARTRFNNRSLDEKIPVHFTIEAAPESKP; the protein is encoded by the coding sequence ATGTTTGCGCGTGTTAGCCTGGTTCTTCTGTTTGCGGGCGCCTCGCTGGCGTCGCCGGCAATGGCCCAGCAACTTAGCTACCCCCGTCATGCGCTGCTTGCGTTTTACCCCGCAGGCGCCCAGGCCGGAACAACGGTTGAGCTGAAAATCACCGAGCAGAACGACCTGGAATACGCCGACGCCCTGCGCTTCTCCCATCCGGGCATTACGGCCAAACCGGTGCTGACCGAGGTCGATCAGTTCTACCCGGAACCTCGGCCGGTGCCGAACCAGTTCCAGGTAACCGTGGCGGCGAACGTTCCGCCCGGCGTGTACGAGGTGCGGGCCACGGGCAAGTACGGCGTTTCCAACGCCCGGCGGTTCGTCGTCAGCGACCTGCCCGAAACGCAGGAAACGGAACCTAACAATGAGCAGGAAAAGGCGACCGTCGCCGCCGTTCCCGGCGTCATGAACGGCCTGTTCGGCGCGGATTACGATTACTTCCAGTTCACCGCCAGCAAAGGGCAGCGTCTGGTGCTGGTGTGTACGGCCGCCCGGATCGACTCCCGGGGCGACCCCGTGATTGCCGTATTTGACGCTTCCGGCAAAGAGCTGTTCCGCAGCCAGGACGGCGTGGGCCTGGACCCGATCATCGACTTCACCGCGCCGGCGGCGGGCGACTACTTTGTGCTGGTGCATGAGTTGACGTTTGCCTCAGGCGGGGGCGCCAATACGTCGCCTTACCGGCTGACAATTGCCGATCGTCCCTGGGTCGATTATGTGGATCCGCCGATCGTCTCCCGCTCGAACCCGACCAAAGTGACCGTTTACGGCTCGAACCTGGGCGGGACCAAAACCGACATCATGCTTCGCGGGCGGAACCTGGAAAAGGTCGAAACGACGATCACCGCTCCGTCCGATCCGAAGCAGTGGAAGCTGACTCCCGATGTGGCCGCGGCGCCGGTCGAAGCCGCGCTGGATTATTTTGTCTATCGCCATGGCGCCTCGGGGGGGCAGGCCAATCCGATCCGCCTGGCAGTGTCCGACAGTGAACTTCAGGCCGAGCAGGAACCGAACCACGACCCTGCCAAACCGCAGGAACTGTCCTTGCCGGCGAATGTAATTGGTTATTTCGAAGGCTCCGATCGGGACGGGTATTCGTTTGAAGCGAAGCGTCTTGACTCCTTCTGGATTGAGGTGGAATCCCAGCGACTGGGCCAGCCGACCGACGCCGCCTTTGTGGTGCAGCGATTGACCCAGAACGCCGAAGGCGAATGGATTGCCGCCGATGTCAGCACGTTCGACGACCAGACCACGCCGGCTACCGGGGTCCGCCTGCCGCTGGAAACCAACGATCCGGCCACGCTGTTTGTTGCTCCCACCGATAGCCGCTACCGGATCCTGGTGTGGGACCAGTTTGGCAGCGAAGGCGGGGCGCGGTATCCGTACCGGCTTGTCTTTCGGAAGCCGGAGCCCGGTTTTCGTGCGATCGCGATACCCGACATGGTGCAGGAGCAAAACCAGTCGCGGACTTACAACGTGACCACCCGTACGCCGACGGTGCGTCGCGGCGGCGGTCTGGAAGTGATGCTGGCCGTTTGGCGCACCGATGGCTTCGTAGGCCCGATCGAGTTCCAGGCCAGCGGTCTGCCGGCCGGAGTCACGGCGGAACCGGTCCTGCTGGGACCTGGCGAAACGCTCGGGGCGCTGCTGATCCAGGCGTCCCCCACGGCGGCGGGCTGGGATGGCGAGATCCAGCTCACTGCGTCGGCGGAAATCGACGGCCGCAAGGAAACCCGTTCGGTCCCGGCCCTGGAGGTTCTTTACCCGGCGTTCCGGAACGATCCGCCCCTGTCCCGGCTGGCGGACTCGCTGTATATCGGCGTGGAAGAGGAGATCACGCACCCGGCCTTGCTGGAAGCCAGGCAGACCGAGTTTCGCATGGCCCGCGGCGGCAAGATCGAGGCGCCGTTCCAGCTGAAAAAGCTCGATGACAAATTCACCATGAACGTGCCGGTCACCGTACTCAACCTGCCGAGCCGCGTTACCCGGACCGACGGCAGTGCGGCCGCCAGCGGGGCGGAAGGCAAGGTCGTCATCGATATTCCCGACACGGTGCTGCCCGGTTCGTACACCCTGATGCTGCGGGGCGAAGTCGATTATGGTTTCTCCCGCAACGCTGAAGTCGCCGAGCAGTTAAAGGCAGATCTGGAACGGATCACGGCCGTCGCCAAAGAAGCAGCCGACGCCTATCGCGCTGCCACGGCGGATCGCACCAAAGCCGACCAGTCCCTGGTCGCCTCCCGCCAGAAAGTGGGTACGGCCGTCGCCCAGGCGAACATCAAAAAGCAGGCCCAGCAAACGGCCGAACAGCAAGCCAAGGACGCCCAAACGAAGGCCGACCAGGCCCAGGCGACCTTCGCCGAAGCAGCGAAGACAGTCGCCGCCGCCATGACCGAAGCCCAGGCCGCCGCCGACGACGTGAAAGCGGCCCTCGAACAAAAGCTGGCCCAGGCCAAACAGGCGGAAATCCAGGCCAAGGCCGTCGCCGAAGCGGCCCAGAAGGACGCCGAAGCCAAAGCCAAAACGGCCAAAGAAGCGGCCGACCTGGCCGCGGCCGCCGTGAAGGAGCAAACGACCTCCGAGGAAGAATTGGCCGCCGCGGAAAAAGCCCGGGTCGATGCGGGCGACAAAGAGAAGAAAATGCAGGAGGAAAGCCTGCAGGCCGACCGGAAAAAAACGGAAGTCAACACCGCTTCGCAAGCCGCCGTCCGCGGCGCCGCTAGTCGGAACGTGAAAACGCCAATTTACGGACCGCTGCTTCATCTGGTGGTCGAAAACTACCCGGGAACCGTTTCGCTCGCCAGCGACAAGCTGAAGATCAAAGCGGGCGAGAAAGCAACCCTGCAGGTCACCGTAAAACGCGAATTCGACTGGAAAGAGGAAGTCGCTTTTACCTTTACCCCCGGCGCCGGCATTTCCGGCTGGCAATTCAACAACGGCAAAATCCCCGCCAGCAAGAACGAGATCGAGCTGGAATTCACCATTCCCGCCAGCCAGGCCCCCGGCGAATACGAAGGCGAATTGTTGGCCCGCACCCGCTTTAACAATCGGTCGCTCGACGAAAAGATTCCGGTGCACTTCACCATCGAAGCAGCTCCTGAATCCAAACCTTAA